The Synergistaceae bacterium DNA window AGCACCGCCTCTATACCCTTTGCAACTGTCGAAAGAGAATCAGATCCCGACGACGACGACATCGCCGAACAAGTCCCTCTGAGTCATCCTGATGCGCCCGACCCTGCTCATCTCCAGGAGAGCGATGAGGGTCAGCACAAGGTTCTGTATCGACATGTTCTCGCCCAAGATGGACGACAGACTCGAATGGCCGTGGTCCGCAAGCTTCGACATGATATCGGACATTTTTATATCGACCTGCTCCTCTTTGGGCAAAGAGGTCGGCACACCATCCCATTCATCAAGATCAAGTTCCACAAGGGCCGCCGGTGAACGAGCGGCTCTCGCGGCATCCTCCAGGCTCCACCAGAGCCTGCAGAGGGCGTACAGATCTCCAAGGTATTGGGCATTATCCTCTCCCTCGTCCGGATTCTCCCTTAAAAAAACTCTGTCCCTGCTCTCCTTCATCCCTGCAAGTTCCACAGCCGCCATCCTGTACGGGCGATACCTGGACAGCCTCTCGAGCACATCCTCCGCGGAGGGGTCCTCCGGGACCGCGACCTCCTCGGCGGCCTCGCGACCGGGCATCAGGAAGCGAATCTTGTTCAACACCAAGGTCGCGGCCATGAGCATGAAGTCGAATACGACCGAGAGGGAGACCTTGCCGGTGTTTGCGAGGTAGCCCCCGTAGATGAGCACCACCTGCCTCACGGAGATTTGCGAGGCCTCGAGCTCCCTGCTCTCCACCAGCCAGCAGAGGGCGTCGAAAGGGCCGGAGAAGCCCTCCACCTCCGCCTCGAACTCGGCCAGCTCGCCCATCCGTTCGTCCAACTCTATCCTCTTCTGTAAAGGCCTATTGCGGCCACGACCTCCTCCATGGTCCTCGCGGCCGTCTCCTCCGCCCTCTTCGCCCCTTCGGAGAGTATATCAAGGAGCAGTTCAGGTTTG harbors:
- a CDS encoding segregation/condensation protein A, translating into MDERMGELAEFEAEVEGFSGPFDALCWLVESRELEASQISVRQVVLIYGGYLANTGKVSLSVVFDFMLMAATLVLNKIRFLMPGREAAEEVAVPEDPSAEDVLERLSRYRPYRMAAVELAGMKESRDRVFLRENPDEGEDNAQYLGDLYALCRLWWSLEDAARAARSPAALVELDLDEWDGVPTSLPKEEQVDIKMSDIMSKLADHGHSSLSSILGENMSIQNLVLTLIALLEMSRVGRIRMTQRDLFGDVVVVGI